From Verrucomicrobiota bacterium:
CTTGGGGCAAGCCCAATATTATCTACATTATGGTGGATGATTTGGGTTACGGTGACTTGAGCTGTTTTGGCCAAAAGATGTTTAAGACGCCGAACATTGATCAATTGGCGGAGGAGGGTAGAATCTTTACTGATTACCATTCCGGGAATACGGTTTGTCGTCCTTCCCGACTGGCACTGTGGACGGGAATTGAACCTAGTCACGCACCCATTACAGGAAATGCCCCTTACGCGATGCAGGACTCCGATGTGACCGTGGGTGAATTGCTCCAGGAAGCCGGGTATATAACAGGTGGAGTAGGTAAGTGGGCCATGTTTAATGGAAAGGAAGGTCATCCCAATGATCATGGATTTGATTTTTGGATGGGTTATTTGGACCAGAGTAACGCACACAATTTTTATCCGCCTTACCTGTGGCGCAATCGCGAAAAAATTCCTTTGAAAGGTAACCTGGCAGGTCCAACTCACGAACCCTATAGGGGCCGAATAGCAAATGGCCGTGAAACCTACTCACACGATGTGATGACTGAAGAAGCTCTTGGTTTCATAAAAACGAATGCCAAGAACCCATTCCTCCTGCATGTTCATTGGACGATTCCTCACGCGAACAACGAGGGTGGACGCGTTTGGCAGGATGGAATGGAAGTTCCGAGTTACGGTGAGTTTGAGGAAAAAGACTGGCCGAATCCGGAAAAAGGATTTGCGGCGATGATTACTCATATGGACCGGGATGTAGGAAGAATAATGACTTTACTAAAAGAGCTAAGAATCGACGAAAATACCCTGGTGATTTTTACGTCTGATAATGGACCGCATCACGAAGGAAATCATGATCATGAGTTCTTTGATTCGAACGGACCACTGAAAGGCTACAAACGTGATCTGTATGAAGGTGGAATTCGCGTCCCTATGATCGCTCGTTGGCCCGCAAGGATAGAACAAGGAACCCGTTCCGATTTTGCATCCGCTTTCTGGGATTGGTTGCCAACCGCCTGTGAGTTGGCAGGTGTGAAAACTCCTGATCATGTCGACGGGATGTCGCTCGTTTCTGCATTGTTTGGTAAGGTGGAAAAACGGCTTTCTCCATTGATTTGGAAATACAATGAATCCCGTAGTGAGAAAGTTGCGATTCGCCTGGGAAATTGGAAAGCCATTCGCAATGCCGTAGACGCGGATTGGGAGTTGTACGATTTATCGACCGATATTGGCGAGGAAAGTGATTTGGCCTCCAAAAACCAGGAGTTGCTGGCAGGATTGATTAAGCTTCTTGAGGAAGGGTGAGAGACGGGAAATTAAGAGAGGTCAAAAGCAAGAAGTCCTAAGCAGATTTCAGTGTTCAGGTTTCAGATTGTATAGTTTGAAGGCTTTTTTGTAGCTGCGAGTTTTCTCCTCGTCCTTCGGCCCTTGCCCCTCGATTCATTCTACTCCACCCGAACCATATGCCATTACCTCAGGTGACCATCGGCGTGATGGTTGTCCCGAAAAACCAGATTGTTCGAATCAACTTCAAACTCAGTAACGATCAGTTTTCCCTCAAAGTATTCGGATAGGGCATACCGGGTTGTTCTGTGGATTTTTCCTTCCTTGATCTGGTATTCCATGAAACCGCCTCCAGCAGGTAGTTGTGACAGAACTTCTTCAGGAGTCATATCAGCAAAGTTCTTATTAACCACCGGGCGATCCTCCTTTCCTCCAACTGTCATGATGAATCCCTCGGTCAAAATATAATGCATATTACCTGGATCGCTTTCGGTCTTTTCATCGAGGTCGACTATGTTGGTCACCGTCCACACACCCACTAGTGGATTCGGGGTTTCTGGTGAACAACCCGATTGACTGATGGATGCAAGGCACACCAGGAGAATTGAACTGGTTAACGTGCGAATGCTTTTCATGCCTACTGGTAACGGCGCAACAAACTCTAATCTAGAGCTGCTCTATTTCGATTTTTCTAAACTCAAGCAATCCATCCTCGGCCTGGATTCCTACGTGCCCGGTAAGGTTTTTGATACTGGTAGCGGTTGTTATGACGGCCCCGTTGAGTTTTATGTTCATGGTATCACCTTTACAGGTGATTTCGTAGCTGTGCCATTCGCCGGCTGGTTTATAGACACTTTTCAAGGCTTCAATGGAGGACTTTGATTGAAATTCAGGTGCACCGTATGGGATGATGAATCCGAGTGGATACTGATGCACCGTTTCGTCAATGCATTGCACCTGATATCCGTTGTCTGGCCAGCCGTTCTCGTCGTCTTTACTGGTGGCTCCTGTTCGAACAAAGATTCCGCTATTGGCTCCCTTTTCGAGGAAGCGAAATTCCATCGTCATGGTAAAATCTCCATAAGTGCCGTTGGACCGAAGCCAACCGGTGCCTTTGTTGATTTTCATCACACCATCTTGGACGGAAAATTGACCACCGTTCTGGATTTCCCAGCCATCGAGGTTTTTACCATTAAACAGTGAAACGGTATTAGTGGAATCTTCTTTGACTGCAGAGCAAGCGATGCAAAGTGACAGAACAATGGTGATAGAGAAAATAGGGAGACATTTCATATAATTGAGTGGACTAGGGTTAGGAGAAGTAACCAAGTTCACCCACGAATTAATGGCAAGTCTACACTATTGTGATTCAGTCGCGACTTATTGCCAATATTGCAGAGGCTAGATCGAGTTTATATGAATAGATCCACCAGAGGTTCGGCTTTTTAGGATGGGGCCACCTGCATTTAGTTGGCCTTTCATAGATGAGCGCTTTGCTTCCACTCCGGCCAAAGATAAGTCGGTTTTAACGCTTCCACCGGAGGTTGATGCGTCGATCTGTAGATTGGCGTTCGAGGCAACGGAGATATAAATGCTTCCGCCTGAGGTTTTCAAATTGCAGTCCTTTGACGGTTGACCTGCGATAGTTGCTTTGATGCTGCCTCCCGAGGTCGAGGCAATCAAATTACCCGCAACGGTTTCGAGAGTTATAGATCCACCAGAGGTCGAAACGTCGGCATTACCCCTGATGTCATTGATGGTTACATTCCCGCCAGAAGTTCTACCTATCACATGGCCGTCAACGTTTTCGGCTTTAATTGATCCGC
This genomic window contains:
- a CDS encoding arylsulfatase, producing MLSSLRFVLLFLLFSFGLAWGKPNIIYIMVDDLGYGDLSCFGQKMFKTPNIDQLAEEGRIFTDYHSGNTVCRPSRLALWTGIEPSHAPITGNAPYAMQDSDVTVGELLQEAGYITGGVGKWAMFNGKEGHPNDHGFDFWMGYLDQSNAHNFYPPYLWRNREKIPLKGNLAGPTHEPYRGRIANGRETYSHDVMTEEALGFIKTNAKNPFLLHVHWTIPHANNEGGRVWQDGMEVPSYGEFEEKDWPNPEKGFAAMITHMDRDVGRIMTLLKELRIDENTLVIFTSDNGPHHEGNHDHEFFDSNGPLKGYKRDLYEGGIRVPMIARWPARIEQGTRSDFASAFWDWLPTACELAGVKTPDHVDGMSLVSALFGKVEKRLSPLIWKYNESRSEKVAIRLGNWKAIRNAVDADWELYDLSTDIGEESDLASKNQELLAGLIKLLEEG
- a CDS encoding DUF1080 domain-containing protein, translated to MKCLPIFSITIVLSLCIACSAVKEDSTNTVSLFNGKNLDGWEIQNGGQFSVQDGVMKINKGTGWLRSNGTYGDFTMTMEFRFLEKGANSGIFVRTGATSKDDENGWPDNGYQVQCIDETVHQYPLGFIIPYGAPEFQSKSSIEALKSVYKPAGEWHSYEITCKGDTMNIKLNGAVITTATSIKNLTGHVGIQAEDGLLEFRKIEIEQL